A window of Cryptomeria japonica chromosome 3, Sugi_1.0, whole genome shotgun sequence contains these coding sequences:
- the LOC131033332 gene encoding tyrosine-protein phosphatase DSP1 isoform X2: protein MGLIPRQHAEDVYVVKEEEDGLFVPPLNFSMVEKGIYRSGFPNSLNFPFLETLQLRSIIYLCPEPYPEDGTEFLHKRGIQLFQFGIDGHKEPFVNIPEGIIREALKVLLDTRNHPVLIHCKRGKHRTGCLVGCLRKIQNWCLSSVFDEYQRFAAAKARVSDQRFIELFDASTLKRHGYALTHPQASQGSHSEGGCT from the exons ATGGGATTGATCCCTAGACAACATGCTGAGGATGTTTATGTagtgaaagaagaagaagatggattgttTGTTCCACCATTAAATTTTTCAATGGTTGAGAAGGGTATTTATAGGTCTGGATTTCCCAACTCACTCAACTTCCCATTTCTGGAGACTCTGCAACTTCGTTCAATCAT ATACCTTTGTCCAGAGCCTTATCCCGAAGATGGTACAGAGTTTCTGCATAAACGTGGGATTCAACTCTTTCAGTTTGGTATTGATGGACACAAG GAGCCTTTTGTGAACATACCTGAGGGTATTATTCGCGAGGCATTGAAGGTTTTACTTG ACACAAGGAATCATCCAGTTCTAATCCATTGCAAAAGAGGAAAG CATCGAACGGGTTGCCTGGTGGGCTGTTTGCGGAAAATCCAAAATTGGTGTCTGTCTTCAGTATTTGATGAATATCAGCGTTTTGCAGCAGCAAAAGCACGGGTATCAGACCAACGATTTATAGAGTTGTTTGATGCATCCACTTTAAAACGACATGGCTATGCATTGACACATCCTCAAGCCAGCCAAGGAAGCCATAGTGAAGGAGGATGTACCTGA
- the LOC131033332 gene encoding tyrosine-protein phosphatase DSP1 isoform X1, with the protein MGLIPRKNDGDVYVVKEAEDGLFVPPLNFSIVEKGIFRSGFPNSSNFPFLETLQLRSIIYLCPEPYPEDGTEFLHKRGIQLFQFGIDGHKEPFVNIPEGIIREALKVLLDTRNHPVLIHCKRGKHRTGCLVGCLRKIQNWCLSSVFDEYQRFAAAKARVSDQRFIELFDASTLKRHGYALTHPQASQGSHSEGGCT; encoded by the exons ATGGGATTGATCCCTCGAAAAAATGATGGAGATGTTTATGTAGTAAAGGAAGCAGAAGATGGATTGTTCGTTCCGCCATTAAATTTTTCAATTGTTGAGAAGGGTATTTTTAGGTCCGGATTTCCCAACTCATCGAACTTCCCATTTCTGGAGACTCTGCAACTTCGTTCAATCAT ATACCTTTGTCCAGAGCCTTATCCCGAAGATGGTACAGAGTTTCTGCATAAACGTGGGATTCAACTCTTTCAGTTTGGTATTGATGGACACAAG GAGCCTTTTGTGAACATACCTGAGGGTATTATTCGCGAGGCATTGAAGGTTTTACTTG ACACAAGGAATCATCCAGTTCTAATCCATTGCAAAAGAGGAAAG CATCGAACGGGTTGCCTGGTGGGCTGTTTGCGGAAAATCCAAAATTGGTGTCTGTCTTCAGTATTTGATGAATATCAGCGTTTTGCAGCAGCAAAAGCACGGGTATCAGACCAACGATTTATAGAGTTGTTTGATGCATCCACTTTAAAACGACATGGCTATGCATTGACACATCCTCAAGCCAGCCAAGGAAGCCATAGTGAAGGAGGATGTACCTGA